The following is a genomic window from Paenibacillus sp. FSL R5-0766.
CTTTTCTCCAATACGTCAAAACCTTCACCGATGGATGCCATCATACCGTACTCGATACCATTGTGAACCATTTTGAGGAAGTGACCGCTGCCCGCTTTACCAGCATACAGGTAGCCATTCTCCACGGAAGTATCTTTGAATGCCGGTTCAACAATTGCCCAAGCTTCCGGGTCTCCACCGATCATATAACATGCTCCATTACGTGCGCCTTCCATACCGCCAGATGTACCTGCATCCATGTAGTGAATGCCTTTAGTTTTCATCTCTTCGTAGCGGCGGATGGATTCTTTGTAGTGGGAGTTACCCGCTTCAATGATGATGTCACCTTTGGACAACAATGGGCTAACTTCAGCCAATACAGCGTCTACTACGTTGTGAGGAACCATGATCCACAATACACGTGGGGATTCGAGCGAAGCCACCATCTCTGCGTAAGAAGATACGCCTTCAGCGCCGTATTCTTTCATTTCATTTACTGCATCAGCGTTCAGGTCAAAAGCAACCACTTCGTGTTTGTGATCAATCAGGTTTCTACCCAGGTTCAATCCCATTTTTCCTAATCCGACAAGTCCAAGTTTCATTTCAAAATCCTCCTGTTATAAACAATGTTTAAGTTTCATTTGCGTTCAAAATTAAGTGCTTAACGTTTGGCGAAGTAACCGTTCCGGTCACGAATCGTTCTTTTGATCGCTGTTATCCCCAGATTTTTTGAATCTCCTATATAGGAGAAAATCCGGGGATAAAGGCGAACGCTTTGCTTCTACAGAATCGATTTCGTCCCCTACACTACATTCTCAGCGTTCAAGCCAACCCATTTTAAAACTGAATCACTAATCTATATTCAAAAATTTTCACGGCCTTCCGGCAAACATAACCGGAAGGACTTATGCAAAATTGGAACGGTATGATTCGTAATAGTTACTTTGTTATATCAGCAATTTGCACCTTCGATCCAACCCGCTTTCAAGTGACAAAGCCCTCAGGGAATAAAACATTTCTTGCTATATCCTGCTAACTTGAAAGACGCAATTTGGAATGTGCAAATGTTCATTGGTGAGCAGAACGGATTGTCCTGTTGTTTTTACTATTGTGTTCTCTTATGCTCACTTTTTCGTTTCACTTACCACCAACGGTAACCGTCTGCTGCGGTCAGGCGATCTGCTGACTCAGGTCCATGCGAACCTGCACTGTACGTATCCAGTGGTACGCTGCCCGCTTCAAATGCTTCCTGAATCGGTTGCACCCATTGCCATGCCAGCTCCACTTCGTTCCAGTGAGCAAAGAAGGTGGAATCGCCACGCATTGCGTCAAAGATTAGATTCTCATACGCTTCAGGAATGTTACGTTTGCCTGAGTTAAATGTCATATGCATCGGCTCCACTTCACCATGGTTCAATGGATTCTTCGCATTTAATTGAAGCGAGATGCTTTCTCCCGGACCAATTTCAATCGTCAGCAGGTTCGGTTCCGTTGTATTTTCGGATTCATGACCGGTCTTCAGTGGAGCCTTGAACTCAACAACGATTCGGGTGGATTTCTCAGCCAGGCGTTTACCTGTACGGATATAAAATGGAACCTCGCTCCAGAATGGATCATCGATCCACAGTCTCGCGGCAACATACGTCTCATTCTGAGATCCGGCTGGGATGCCAGGCTCGTCCAGATATCCAACAACGGAGGAACCTTGCAGCTCACCTGCTGCATATTGCGCACGAACAACTTCAGAAGCGATATTTTCTTTTGTCAACGGACGAAGTGCTTCAGCAATTTTTTGCTTTTTGAATTGAATTTCTTCGGGTGTGCAACGTTTTGGCAAATGCAAACCAATCATCATCAGCAACTGAAGCATATGGTTTTGGAACATGTCACGAAGGGCACCGCTTTGGTCGTAATACGCAGCACGTTCTTCAACACCCACAGTCTCACTTGCCGTAATCTGTACATTGGCAATATAACGGTTAGACCACAACGCTTGAATCACCGGATTTGCATAGGTGAGTGTCTCAATATTTTGAACCATCGGTTTACCGAGGAAATGGTCAATGCGATAGATTTCTTCTTCCGCAAAGGTATTGCTCAGTTTTTCGTTCAGATCACGAGCCGATTGCAGGTCGTGTCCGAAGGGTTTTTCGATAATAAGTTTCTTCCAGCCCTTGGTGTTACCCAGGCCACTCTCTTGAATGTTTAATGCGATTGGCTCAAAGAATTCCGGTGCCACCGACATGTAGAACATGCGGTTTTCGGGAATGTTAAGCTCTTGTTCACGCTGTTGAACCAGTTCCAACAGTTTGGTGTAATCTTCAAGCTTCGTATTATTTAAAGAACAATAACGGAAAGCTCCAATGAAATCACGAACCTGAGATGCTTCTTCTGGCGTCTGACGTGAGAATTCATGCAGTGACTTTTCAACATTCGCCTGGAAGTCCGTATCCGACAATTCACGTCGTCCCAATCCGATAACGGAGAAGGATTTCGGCATTTTCTGATCCATGTACAAGTTATATAATGCAGGGTAAATCTTGCGTTTGGCTAAATCGCCTGTTGCCCCGAACAGGACAAATGTCATTGCATCCATTGGAGTGCCTCCTGTGATCTGTGCAGTATAGTATATGATGTTGCAAAATGTTCAAATCCAAGCATGACAAAAGACGGAATAAGTGGGTGTGTTCCCCGCCTTGCCTCCGTTTATATAACGCACCTGAATCCAACCATGGAACATTCCTTCTCTCCACAACCTGTGTTTAGGTTATAAATTGTAACCATTTGAATTAACGTTACCCATATTACACCTGTCGTCACAATTCGTCAATAATCGTGTCGAACCTGTGAACTCCAGTGTTTATAGGGTTTTTATTTGATGATAACGCTTTATGTGGTAACATTAAGAACAATTGGCATGTGACATTTTACACATATGGCCTGTGGACAAGTAGGTTACAATAAGTATACTAATGATATTACAAGCAATACTAAATCAAAGGAGTACAATCATGAGCGATGATGAGAATGCCAAGCAAATATGCACAAAAGTGGAACAATCTTATCAGATCATTGGCCGAAAATGGGTAGCCCTCATTATCCATGCGTTGATGGAGGAACCCAAACGCTTCAGTGAGATTCACGCTTATATCCCTGACTTGAGCAAACGTGTGTTAAATGAGCGAATGAAGGAATTGGAGGAAGAAGGACTTGTGGTTCGCCATGTGGTCACGGAACGTCCAGTTCGGACTGAATATATGTTGTCACGAAAAGGAACGGAACTGGGGAGAGCGCTAAGCGCCGTGGAACGTTGGGCTGATAAGTGGCTGTAACAACTTGAGGAATCCTTAATGTTTATTTAGCTTGAAGATTACCGATGTGCAATCCCGGAGGTGGAGTATCGCATTTAGCAACTGGCTAGTGCAATCCGCATCCGGGATTTTTTTAATTCAAACGGTAAATACTAATTGTGTATTCAGACGTAATAACGCTATTATTTTGCAAACCAAAATAATGCTTACTGCTCCGTTCAAATTGTTGTCGATACTGAAGCGGGATCGTCTCGGCAGAATTGCGAAATAACTGGATGTAATACATACGTTCGGAAATCCGGCACGTCTGCCAATCTCCTCCACCGAAAGTGTTATTGTCTCAAGGAGAGGAGCAAGTGGGCTTGCTGCGACCTTCGAGCTGTAAGGTAGTCCGCCGTAATGCTGCTATCTGTCTCTTGATGAAAATGCGGGAAAGCATACGATTTGGACAGGTTAATATCTGCCGCTATCTGGTCCAATCTGATCTCATATCTGAAATGCTCTTCAACCCATAGCATCATCTTCTCCGAGTGTCTCAGATGACGTGAATCCGCTAGATGTGAAAGCGCTTCATCTGCTCCCTCTTTCTGTTGATTATCGTCAAAGGGATTATTATCTGAAAGCGTTCTCTAAGATAATTGGATGAAGGCACCGGGTTAATTGATTTTTGGAGTTGTAGAAGCAACAAACGTAGCAAAAAAAATGCCACCTTACTATTACGTGAGGTGGCATTTTTAGATATTCATAATAATAACTTATTATTTTGGATTAGATTAATATTTTAAGCTTTAGTCAATTTATTAAAAAAAAACTGATTTTTATGTAAAATTAAAATCTCAATACACAATCAATAACTTCCGTCTGCATCCTTTATTCTCTTAATCGCATCTAACATTTCCTGTTTTTGTTTAAGGAGTAACTGTGTCCGATTATCCAACTGATGGAAGAATACTTCCACCTTGATTCGAAGTTTATCTGCTGATTGTCCCTTCCAGGTGTTCAACTTCCCATACAGTACACGTGCTTCTCTCTCGTTTTCTCTCAATTCGCTAAGGATAAGATCCAACTCTTGTTCTGCCTGTAATAACTGATCCAAATCCATAGCTATACTGCTTCCACTCATTTACATCTTCCTGCCTTTCTGCACATGTTCGTTAAGCTAATGTTCCACTATCGGCCTGGATAAATAGTTCTGCCTTGTTCTGGATATAATCTACAAGATCAGTGGTATGTTCCAGATGCCATTCATCTAACTGCTTAATACTCATCTGAAGATCCCATACAATTGGCACAAGCCGCTGACTATGACTGCTTTCGGTGTACTCAAAAAAGTTCCGCTGGATTCGCTCGAACGTACGGCTCATATCCTGTGCTTGGCAACTCCATTTCCCTGCAATCTCCTTCAGTTCCTCTGGCGTTAACTCGATGGTTCCTGCCGAGTACCCACCTACAACGTTAACCACAGACTTGAAACCTTTGGATAGGGTATCCCACGCTTCACGTGCATGATCCAGGATGTTATGATCCGAAGGTTTCCGAGGAGAGTATCTCACTTGTTCTCCCGTAATTTCATCATACAACGTATTATTGATATATCCATCTTCATCGAAGCTGTAATGTTTCATATCGTGATATCCAGGACCACCCAGTGTATCCTTTATTTTATCCACAGCACCGTAACTGGCATTAAAATCGTCATAACTTTTATCAATCACGAGGGTTGAGCCCACATGCCTCTCATATCCTCCGAGCATACCACTTGCAATGAAATCCCCAGGATGAATGAAGTTAGTCACCTGACGATCAAAAGCACCTTCTTCTGCATTCCTACGCATCTCTGGTGTTAACGATGCCACGACGGTTGGTGCACTAAACGTGACAGCATCTAATCCCGTATACACTGCTGCATATTGTGCATTAGCCCCGCCTAATGAATGCCCGGTAAGTGTAAAGTCTGCATCGGGATACTTACTTTGCATCTCTTTCACATAATCTTCTGCTTCGTACAACTGATTATCAGGTCCGAACTCTTTATCTATACTTTTGCCCGTATCCCCAAACAAGTTATTGAGCCAGGTGCTCCCTAAGGCATCTTCGGTAGCTTGAACACCCTCTCTCCAAGATTCAGGCCACGGATAGTATTCTCTAGCAACCGTAGCTCCCACTTCAGGAAGACCTATATTTAGAACATCCGCTTTTAAATCAGGAGCTTTTCTATCCCAAGTGCTGGATCCTTCCGTTCCTCGGAAAGCAATGACCGCTTGTTTTGTATCAGGATTATAAAAGGTCACTACATCCATGCCCGATGAATTGTGTTTCTGGTCTAGTACTTCCCAACCAGGGAGAACGCCTATTTTCTTACCAGTTTCATAATCCTTATACGCTTCTTGTGACATTTTCTTATAAACAAGATCAGTAATTTCTCTATTATTTGAACTCTCTTTATTCATTTAAACGCCCACCTTTCATTGTCATTCCAATTTGTATGGATCGTAACCTTCATTTAATAAAAAAATTTCTAATTCTGGGCTAAAACTAAATGACTCCGCTCTGTTTTCTTCATAATTAATGGAAACATTAAAAGATTGTTCTTCATGTTGAGAAACATAGCCATAAAAAGTAACCCAACTCATTGCCATTTTAGGTTGCATTTGCTCCCTAGTAATTGTCACATCCAAGTCATATGTTTCTTTCAAATACTTAATAGCAATTGCCCTCGAACGGTCTATAATTTCTTTATCTTTTGTATCCACTCTTGAACACCCTCCTAAAATGAAAACTATCATTATGGTAAATGTAATTATCGTTATTATCCGGGACACAACCATCCCTCACTTTATCGACGTAGTTGTAAAATAGAAGAAATCCTCTAGTAAAAGGATTTCTTCTATCCAGTAACTGATTGTAATACTTACATTTGTTTCTTAATGCGGTACCTGTGCACTGAAATCATCCCGGCTGGAGCGATCCGCATGGTAAAAGACCACGTCTCCGTCACGCAACGTAAAGCTGTTTCCGTAGCTATCCTCTACCTTACGCTGGAATCCTTCTAGCAACCATTGATTCATCAGCGGGGCATGGATATATTGCAGATGCGGTGCCGCGAGATTTCCCTCTCGAATGGACTCAAAGTTGAAGTTCACCACGATATACCCATCTTTCAGGAAGATCGGCGATTTAGCATCTAATCCGCCATGCGTACGCCCATACTCCGCCAAGTTTGTTCCCGCTTGCACCACATAGGGCTCGGCAGGTAGACTGTATTCCCCGTACCATTGTTGAATGGCTGCATTCGCACGCAGGACATCGGCACTGGCGGTCGTTGGAATATTCGTTTTTGGACCAATAAATGTTCGCAACTGCTCTGGCATCAAGAGTAGGCTGTATCCGCCTACTGGCGTTTTCATTTTCGTGAACTTGTCTCGATAGTACTCTTGGTATGCTCGTTCACTCATCATCCCCGGATGGATTTCACCATATCGGTTGTATTTGTACGTCGCTGTATCTCGTAGTTGCTCGGACGGAACTTGACGTAGCCGATCATTTAAAATCACGAATCGCTTCACTTGATCTTCGGTCGAACCGATGC
Proteins encoded in this region:
- the gnd gene encoding phosphogluconate dehydrogenase (NAD(+)-dependent, decarboxylating); protein product: MKLGLVGLGKMGLNLGRNLIDHKHEVVAFDLNADAVNEMKEYGAEGVSSYAEMVASLESPRVLWIMVPHNVVDAVLAEVSPLLSKGDIIIEAGNSHYKESIRRYEEMKTKGIHYMDAGTSGGMEGARNGACYMIGGDPEAWAIVEPAFKDTSVENGYLYAGKAGSGHFLKMVHNGIEYGMMASIGEGFDVLEKSGFDFDFEQVARVWNNGSVIRSWLMELTERAFSKDANLDEIKGVMHSSGEGRWTVETAFDLQTATPVIALSLLMRYRSLETDTFTGKVVAALRNEFGGHAVEKN
- the zwf gene encoding glucose-6-phosphate dehydrogenase — protein: MDAMTFVLFGATGDLAKRKIYPALYNLYMDQKMPKSFSVIGLGRRELSDTDFQANVEKSLHEFSRQTPEEASQVRDFIGAFRYCSLNNTKLEDYTKLLELVQQREQELNIPENRMFYMSVAPEFFEPIALNIQESGLGNTKGWKKLIIEKPFGHDLQSARDLNEKLSNTFAEEEIYRIDHFLGKPMVQNIETLTYANPVIQALWSNRYIANVQITASETVGVEERAAYYDQSGALRDMFQNHMLQLLMMIGLHLPKRCTPEEIQFKKQKIAEALRPLTKENIASEVVRAQYAAGELQGSSVVGYLDEPGIPAGSQNETYVAARLWIDDPFWSEVPFYIRTGKRLAEKSTRIVVEFKAPLKTGHESENTTEPNLLTIEIGPGESISLQLNAKNPLNHGEVEPMHMTFNSGKRNIPEAYENLIFDAMRGDSTFFAHWNEVELAWQWVQPIQEAFEAGSVPLDTYSAGSHGPESADRLTAADGYRWW
- a CDS encoding helix-turn-helix domain-containing protein, producing the protein MSDDENAKQICTKVEQSYQIIGRKWVALIIHALMEEPKRFSEIHAYIPDLSKRVLNERMKELEEEGLVVRHVVTERPVRTEYMLSRKGTELGRALSAVERWADKWL
- a CDS encoding DUF2974 domain-containing protein, with the translated sequence MNKESSNNREITDLVYKKMSQEAYKDYETGKKIGVLPGWEVLDQKHNSSGMDVVTFYNPDTKQAVIAFRGTEGSSTWDRKAPDLKADVLNIGLPEVGATVAREYYPWPESWREGVQATEDALGSTWLNNLFGDTGKSIDKEFGPDNQLYEAEDYVKEMQSKYPDADFTLTGHSLGGANAQYAAVYTGLDAVTFSAPTVVASLTPEMRRNAEEGAFDRQVTNFIHPGDFIASGMLGGYERHVGSTLVIDKSYDDFNASYGAVDKIKDTLGGPGYHDMKHYSFDEDGYINNTLYDEITGEQVRYSPRKPSDHNILDHAREAWDTLSKGFKSVVNVVGGYSAGTIELTPEELKEIAGKWSCQAQDMSRTFERIQRNFFEYTESSHSQRLVPIVWDLQMSIKQLDEWHLEHTTDLVDYIQNKAELFIQADSGTLA